Part of the Nicotiana sylvestris chromosome 5, ASM39365v2, whole genome shotgun sequence genome is shown below.
gagttgcagtagtttcgtggtgtcatttgggatgtgtgtgtaaaatttaagATCCTTCGGACGTGGTTttgttgagtttttgatcaaaagcgtatttcggaagatttgtgaaacttaagcttgaatccgatgtgatttggaaGATTTGATGTCgcttgaggtgttttgatgattggaacaagcttgaataaggtattgggtcatgtttgtgcttttggttgaggtcccgggggcctcagggtgattttcgatggttaacggagaaattGAAAGTGTGTTTCAGTAGCtgatattgctgcttctggtatttttacacctgcagtttggggaccgcaagtgcggcgTCGCATAAGCGGAGAGTTGGCCATAGAAGCGAAAGCTGGTCAGGTGTGCAGATAGCGTAGAAGCGGTCAagtggccgcatctgcgaagccgcagatgcggatgtcctatcgcagatgcgattttgggtTTTAAGTGATGCACCATAGAAGCGGTGGTTTGGCCGTATATGCGGTACCACATAAGCggattttggaccgcagatgtgggTATGCCTGAgtagaacatataagttatttcattttgcgagtttgagttattccaccatttttgacttcaccttgagagcttttggacgatttggaagaaggatttcaagggaacttcgttatggtaagaattttggacctaaaacacatttctatggtaatatttcatggattaagactgaaattaaaggaatttaagggctaaaaatggaggattagggcttgagtttaataggccctaaattgaggatttgagggatcatttggactccgattttgatattcttgatatgcatagactcgtggggagtaaggaatctaatgatgtaaaaatttctgagttttgataAGCGAGCCCGGGGctcggttttgctaatttcgggatttgtgccctttattgattgtttccgcttgggcttcgttcccttagcatatattgatgttctcgttctaattttggataaatTCGACTCGCGTGGAGGCCAActtgaggggcaaaggtgtcgcgagctagagatttagccggttcgaggtgagtaatgattgtaaatgatgctctgagggtttgaaactcctgattgcacatcgtagtgctatattgaggtgagacacgacgagtgtggggtcgtgcactattggggattgtgacttggtttgtcccgattgatgattttatcacgtatttgattgaaaaccgTTTGCTATCATCATTGTTTGGGCTGAATATCATATTTGGGCATAATGCCAACTATGTGAACCCTTCACGGcttgttattgatattttctcactattttgacttcgtatttgaactcagtcatgttatttttcactattttcaaaactcaaccatgtttactttgctttaacacttgaaataatatttcaaatgatatttttgtgttgagcatcatgttttactgttgcccaagaGGCTtgtgtgatttttgactgagtaaggccaagggcctgtgttgtgaggatatctttTGGgttgggctgcacaccgcagcagtgatacactgaactgattatgaggccgagggccttagATATGTACGCTACGAGATGacttgttgatattgatatgaggccgagagcctgtttatgatgccacgaggtggattgatattatgcttgggctgtaagggccccctcccggagtctgtacacacccagtgagcgcgggtacccattgtgatgtgagattgagcccgaggggctagtattattctatgtgattgcccgaggggctggtattattctgagacattgcccgaggggcgaatttggtgacattgtgcccgaggggcgaaccaaatgtgcttatctttcttatttggctGTCATTACCTATTTAATTGTGTAATTGTGCTCGAGGGGCGGCTTTCTATGCTTATATGTACTAattattttgcattcatttgcataactgttgaaaagtaattttcaaagaagttttaactgagctaagatgttttaagagatttcacagcttcattgcttttctTAAATGATTTTACACTGCTTCTGTACAGTATGTTAATaagctttacgtgatttcttactgctcagttttcatttacctttattattcactgagtcggagtactcactttactccttgcaccttgtgtgcagattcaggtatttctgaacccggtagcgagttttggttgatcggaggcagagtcatcggagtttagcaaggtagctgtcggcgtttgcaacactgcttttctccctttttatttcaGTTGTCTGTATTCAGTACATTCAGACTTGTCAGTTGTAGttagaccctagtagatgctcgtgatttGTGACACCATGATGTCGGGTTGTATTTATTTCGGCAGTGTTCATCTAAACTCATGTTATGCAATATCTGATTAAATGAAAAGGcattaaattgacttattaaaattaTTGAATTGGAATTGAGAaattgtgtcggctagccttgtcttcacgaaatGCGTCATCACGATTGGACCGGTTGGGATCGTGACATATATGGGGTCTAATATACCTCCCACTAACATACATATCGAATAATTTTGTCTATCAAAATTtagacaaataaaaaaaaatacctaATATTATAAACCTTATGGTTCTCGACAACCGGACCATCTTCATATAAATATTGGTTTGCTCAATATTTACGTGATCCTACAGCAGAGGTGGTTAAAACTCATCATGGTgtacaaaagtgtttttttttgttttgttaaatAATTAATCAATCTGGAGTCTCTTGACCATGCTTAGCTGTTTTTGCTCGGTCAAAACTCTTGCATTCTACTACAGTATTAATTAATTTTACTCATCTTTGTCTTTATCTATGCTAAAGGTATTCATATGTTTTGTTTACTTAATATAGATAACATTATCTCACCTGTGGTCTTTGTGAGTGAGTGTGCAATCTGACAATATACGATACTTTCGGTTATACATTAGGAATTCTAATGTATAATCTCGCATTCCCGGGATTTGAGGAAGAGACGCATTCCAAGAAGTATGTTGTAGACAGTCTATTCTAATGCAAATGATCTAGTAAAATTTTACAAGCGGGGATTTAGGGATGGTAGTGTGTATGCAAactttacccctaccccgatgggACAGAGAGATTGTTTCCGATAAACCCATACCTCAAGAAGGCGAAAAAGATGAGAAGAGACAATATATCATTACAGTCAACAGAAAccatagaaataataacaacaacgTAAGAACTAAAAAATAAATTACCTGCAATAACAATAACTAGTAAATAAGGCCCGATAATATAAAAAATGGAAGAAGATAAATATCcgactacctcctaacctacaaccctaatgttCGACTTTCGCAACTTCCTATCAAGCCCATATCAAAGAAAACAAATTCTTGATCATTTTCTCCATTTCTCCTGAGTTCTTTTATGTTTGTTTAGCCTGAGTAAAGGCTGCAAAATCAAGAGGGGAAAATTTATGTTTGACCATAAATTCTTGAGCCAAATATCTATAGATttaaatttgatgaattttgtgtCAAATACTATAGTTTTTGGTACAAGGCAACACGTGTGATGAATACATTGATCTgagaacatgaacagaaggaaaggAACAATCCAAGGCATCATAATTCATAATGCCACTTGCCAATAACACTTGTATAAAAATTTCTTTCACGTTACATTCCCAAGGTTTCTTATACTTGAGatattctttccttttctttatacATTACTCGCCAGTGTTGTAAATGAGCAAACCAAGATGTTGACTAGTCATACTCACTCTCTTCCATCTCTTATTTTCCATAatattaattacttatttttttattttccataaaaaaatcatttttctgtGTAAATTGTCTCTGTGTAACTTATAGATTTTAGACTCGAGCTATGGAGATAGCTATTAATATGGTGACTTATTTGTTAGAGCATATCAACTTTTGATCTGCTCTAACAAATAAGTGCAAATATATCATGAGCAATTACCAAATTCCTAAAGGATTTTTCAATATTTATTCTCTTATTACTTATTAGTTTATGACACAACCGACCTTCTAAAGATAAAATAGATCCTTAAACAAAAATAGATTACATTAATCTCAGTTGTAGTGTTCTCTCTTCCCCCAACAAATCTGGGGCAACCAAAAGGGATATATAGGGGGATGAAACAATGTTCAAGTTGTGaccttaattttaaaaaaataaaaattatgaaGAATCAATAATACATTTTATGTTCTTCATTCTTAGTAGTGGTAAAGGTGATAATGCCTTAAGTTGCTTTATccaaaaaaaatcagattttctaCTTGTGTTGTTTAGAAACTAAAAGAGATTAACAGTTTGTTTGGATGGTCGTTACATATCGTTTTATAATGTATCGTTttgtattatattgtattgtactgtattgtttgataaatataatatttggatagattgtatcatTTGTCGTTGTTTCATGATAGTATACACTAgcaataaacttgcaatattataaagaaaaattataatacgggataaattattatataaaaaagtagtgtaaatgataaaataaaattatttaataataatgaagcgTGGGATGAGAGAAAAAGATAAGGTAATGACACGACCACACCAAATCAATCGTTACATAAAATGACACGtttcgtcgttacgtaacgacggatttaatgatatgatacaataaaatttaagtaaaaatcaaaacaaatatcgtatttaaagtaacaatacgatacaatataataggtaacaaccatccaaatctatataaatatataaaggaGGGCCAAAGAGTGTTGACCTGGCACCTCCCTTTGGGCAGcattcttatttttctcttttctcctttttttgccattttccttatttatttgttAATTATCTTTTCTCACCTCTTCAGAAAGGCGTGACTGGTCAGTTTTTCAGTTACAACTTTGTCCAAAtaaattttgaaatttaaacacTCTAACACTTAATTATGGAATTTGAAACgatttttattattaaaacaGTCACCACCACTATTTTCACACACCCACTATATACATATatctacaaaaataaaaaataaacagaaatttaaaattgcaaaaaaaaattaaggtaaaaaaatatttttttgcggggggtggtggtggtggtggaggggtagtagggtgggtAGTAtcggaaaaactgaaatttaaaaaaaaaatatctttttttgGAGAGGGGGTGGGCTGGGTTAgtgagggtggggaaggttgagaaggaggtttggaaaatgttttcccttctcttgatgaGGAAAATGAATTGacaaggaaaatgttttccaaaacatttaagccaaccaaatatgaaaaaattagcaaatattttccgaaaaatatcTTCCTTCGTACCAGACACACCCAAAGactttgttagtttgatgttggCTAATTTTTGCATATTAATTATGTCGTGTTATGTGTTGTGCTACATGGAGTTATATTTTTAGTCCTTTCGTTTATCGTTTCGGTGAAATATCAAGGATTGGAGATCGTGTTGCATATTGGCTAATTTTTTGGTCCTGGAGTTTCTATGTCCAATTATGTGATTTTTGCTCTTGAATCTTTCTACTACTGAAaagttttgattttattttagggaAAAAAGAAGTGTCCGAAAAAAATGAGATTTTATTTTGTATCAATCCTTAAGTTTCTATGTCTGATTATGTGATTTTTGCTCTTGGATCTTTCTACTTCTGAAAAGTTTTGATTTTGTTTTCAAGAAAAAGAAGGGTTTGGAGAACAATCAATCTTAACATCCAAGGTAGTATCTTTTAATAATCTATTTAAATTTAATTCGTTAATTTTTAGGCTTGAGTTAATTGTATTAATTCTTAAGTTAGATGAGATATTCTCTTTTGTATCAATCCGTTACCATGTTACGCTTGAGTTAATTGTATCAATTCTTAGATTagaaaagattttcttttgtttggtCTTAGCAACGGCACTATTCTCAGTAATCCTTTTTCTTTAGTCCATAATTGTGTTAAGTTTCAATTATTATATCAATTCTTAAAGTTATCGcactcatttttattatttttattttcttttaaatcgCGCAAAGCGCGAAATAAATTTACTAGTTTAAAGTAATAATACGATataataggtaacaaccatccaaacaagttgtaagaaCTGGATTAAttaatacaaaataaataaaaaacacaGAGAAAGAGATACGCCATTTATTCCGTTTTGTTTCATTTAAAGCATAGGTGATTATTAGACTCATATTATACCTATCAAATAAAAAAGATTCATTAAATTTGTATAAACACTTAATACGAATAAATTTTTACCATTATGTAATTTGTTGGTTGTTTGAGATAGGATGTAAAATTTTAATCTTTTACATATAAGagatataaaaaaattatttttttttagttttaaaattatAAAGAAACATAATGTACAAATAGCACTAAAATTCTCTGTTTTATGTTTGTTCTTCCTTAAACTCAAGGGGTATAAGAAAAATTATCTAGAACGCCTTATAATTTGTAAAAGTGGAAGAAAATTATAGTTGTAAACTTGTAGTAAAGAGTAATTGGCCAAAAGAAaagttgaaaaaaaattaaaatatattttattcaAGGTGAGTTGGAATGATGACACGTAGCAATATGGTCAAACGAAACGGATGTGGGCCAAAGCTCGTGGCCCAATATTGCCAATTCAGATCCCCAAACAGTACAAAAGAGGTAGTAATCATTACCAGAAAACAGGTAAACGACGTCGTAGTTCGTAGATGTTACGGCATCGTTTatgcgttttttttttttttgatttcccACCCGGTGTCTGATACCtgcattggagcccgactatatccgaATTCGCATTGTGTAGGGCCCCATTCGGggggaagcgctccctaccaaggatttttccatTCTCAGTGTTCAAACCCGAAAATTCTGGTTAAGGGAGGAGCAGTTtcatccactgcaccacatcctttaGTGGTTTTATGCGTTTCTTAGAATTTTCTTTTCCTTGGTTACAAAATTGAAATAATACATAAATTACCCATCAAATTTGTCCGGAAAAATCATTTACACACCTTAACATTACGGGCGACCTATGTCCCCCCCTATTCTTGTTTGGGTGAATTTAATACCTCATTGGTAACACTTAGTTAGTCTTGTGGTGGGGTGTATAGTACACGCGCGCCACGTGTTAATATCTGCTCAAaacgatttttttttctgtttttacaaacaaacaaaaaatacaaatttgtttttctagtttttacaaaataaaattcttttaaaaaactgaaaaaataaaaataatatttttctaaaacgaaaatattttgttgaaaataattttttcagtttttaaaaaacaaaGATATTTTGTTAAAAACGATTTTTTTCagttctttaaaaaaaatagtttttacaaatttgtttttccagtttttaaaaataaaattcttttaaaaaactgaaaaaataaaaataatatttttcaaaaacgaatattttattgaaaataattttttcagtttttaaaaaacaaatatattttgttaaaaaatgattttttctgtttttacaaaaaaaaaatctttaaaaacctgaaaaatgaagaaaaaaaacttttttcAAAAGCGAAAATAAtttgttgaaaatattttttttcagtttttaaaaaacgaaaatattttactaaaaattgaaaaaaaaaattctgtttCTATAAAAAAAATCAGTTTTTACAAATATGTTTTTATAAAAacaatattttgttaaaaaaaatgagTTTTGCAATTGTGAGAGGAAGAAGAAAACGTGgagagagaaaacaaaaacagaaaaaaaaaataagaaaagaagaagtaaaCGAAAAGGGACCCACGCAGTAAAAAAATTTCCCTCTTACACGCGAGATTGGGAGAGTGAAGCTACTCTCTTTGCCACGTCACCATTTAGGGTGGTCTTAAATTCACCCCAAATAAGAATAGGGGGGACATAGGTCGATAATAAAGTTAAAGTGTGTAAATAATTTTTTCGGACAAATTTGATGGGTAATTTATGTATTATCTCTACAAATTTTGGTAACAATTTATGATGCAGACATCGTGTAGAATATTAGTCAAAGGAAGTAGTTCGATTGTTGTGATTCTTCCGCTCTTAATTACAGTTTCGAGTTCGAATTTTGTGAATAATAAATTTGTAATAGGGAGTAAACAAAAAGAAATATAACAACACTTAAATAATAAGATGGCCAAAATGACTTTGATAACAAGTAGTAATGGAGATTCATTTTGCACTAACATAATTAGGGTCGTGAGATTCATTTTGCACTAACATAATTAGGGTCGTGCATAACTTAGTAAATACGGAGTTATCGTgccaaaatcaaaaaatttgGTATTCGGtatttgatattttgatatttggtatggtatttagtttaagtttaaaaaaaaaaattagctagcgtttggccatagattttcaAAGGGCGAAATACATAAACGATCCCTTCAAGTTGTCCTCAACGACCAGCTGAGCACCTCAACTGATCCGTTTACCATTTAGACACTTCAAGTGACTATTAAGTGTATCAAGTAAACACCCGAGTGCTGAAGACTCTATGCGTGAATACACTTGCCAATGATGTATCAAATGTGCTAATTAAAAAATGACAAGTGTAAATTGGAATAAAAAATTGccacataattaaaaaaaaatacattaaaaattaaataaaaacccTCACCAGCACTACCCCACCCCCTTTCCCCTTCCGCCCTCCCCATTCCCCCTccctttcatcttcttctttgcaTCAGTCATGTCCTCCATCTCCTTTTCTTAAATTCCTTCCCCCAACAAATTAATATTTAAACCAATATGAAATAACAGAGAATAGTCAAAAAGAGAACCCACCAAGGGATCATTAATTGACCTCGCCGGATTATGCGACCTCCATTATCGAAAAATTATTCTCCAAGCAAATGAGATTGTTTGAATCTTTCTGCCTCAAGAAACAAAATCTCTAGTTGGATGCCTCAACTTGAACACCTCTTCAAAATTTGTTTCAACACTGCCTGTGATAACTTCTTTAGCCATGGATAACCTTGAAGACCACTAGATTTGGCGTCACTTTTTAGTCTTTGAATTTTCGAGTTCTTGATTTTTCCTATAATTagtagaagagaaaaatagaagaaatagagGGGGAAAAATGAAGTAGTGGAACCTTCACCGGAACAGTGGCCGGAATTTTGTTTCAACAGTGCTTATGAGGAAGAAGAAGCCTGAACTAGTTGGGTAAAAAAGGTTAGAGGAAAATATAATGATATAGCGTGGGACCCACATACAAAATGTAATTTAATTTTGAATACAAGAGAGAAAACATCTGATAAAAGTCTCACGCGCCCAAATGAAACTAAAATACACGTAACTTGCCATGTGGGCCTGAGGTGTTTACTTGATACACTTAATAGTCACTTGAAGTGTCTAAATGGTAAATGGATCAGTTGAGGTGTTCCGCTGGTCGTTGAAGACAATTTGAAGGGGTTGTTTATATATTTCGTcttttcaaatttattttgaaaactcAGATTTGGATGaaatttggtttgaagatgaaaatgtgtttagacatccgttttcaaaacatattttccaaatttattttggaaaaacatgtaTATTATTAGGACTAGTTTGGCCATGGCAAACtcatgtttggccataaaatttgctcatattttggcaaaatcccaaaccccaaatcccaaaatcaccccaattgctgattttgggccaaaattccaaaacatggaaattatatacatatttttttaaaataaagttgggaaatatgttttgaaaacgtaTATCTAAACACATTtttatcttcaaaccaaacttcacccaaatcaaatttttcaaaataaatttggaaatctaTGGTCAAACACTAGCTTAGTGTTTGTATATATTTTGGCTCAAAACCAACTACTGAGCTAATTTGGGGTTTGGAATTTTGCCAAAATGTAGGCAAAATCTATGGTCAAACACGTGTTTGCCAAATAAAATCCAAATTTATTTTGACAAAATCTATTGCCAAACGtcgtaccgaaatatatattatattgtaCAATTCACATATTATTagttataacataaatataagaCATCTtaaattttactttcctttattctcTAAATTCATCAATAACTCTTACTAGTAACAAGacatttctaatgatcaaatttatttttttatatatagtttTTTCTCTTTGGGTTGATATTTGTTAATTTTGGACAAAACTTTTATCAACAAACGTTTTTAGTTTTGTACTTTcgagtactttaattaagaataatACCGTCGAAGTTACCAAATCAAATAAATCGAAACCGAAAGGAGAAAAAtcgaaccataccgaatttaGTTATATACGATATTGGAATAGCATTTTACAAAATCAAATACCGAAAATACCAAACCAAAATATTTAAATATCGTACCGTACTGACCGAACACCCTGAACACAATGCACCATCATTAACAAAAATGAAGAGCACAAGGCCTTTTTTTTGGAAGTTTTATTCCATAACACCTCATCTACATGGCTACTCCAAGAAATAAGCATATGGAGTGCCATTAAAATACATCAAAATTTCACTACAAAATAGCAATAATAAAACAATACCACCATTTAATATCCTCCACTAACTATACTACTTAATCCTCtatccttccttttttttttcttcagccTCCTCCCTATCCCAaccttttctatatttttttttcattttgaaattaaaataataacccaaaaaatggtaaaataaaataaaataaaacaaaactccATCCTTCTCCTCAACCTCCTATTACTATGGTTGTTGACAACTcaggatattattattattaacagCTGGTGACAATTCTTTTCATGCTAAAAGCATGGGACCTTCCCTATTTTTCCacccttttctctctttttcaaaTTTGCTTTTGTCTGCGACTGACTTTTAAAAGCCACACAATAAATCTTCCATTAAGGGGTTAAAAAAATTCAGATTTTCATGACTTCTTTTCCCTCTAGTCCCCTCAAGAAATGGATGATGTTGTGTCAAGTTTCCTCCTTTTAGCATCTGGACTATTACTGTGTGATGAATTTGGACACGAGCCAACTGTTCCTTCACCACTTTTATAGCTCAAACATGCAGCTTCTAACACCCCATTGGGACTTTGAGGTACTAATGCAGCAGCTGCTGCAGTAGTGGTAGCACTAGTCCCACTAACCAATGTCAAATCTTGAATCAACTCAAGACACTTCATCACTCTGTCCTGTAAAATcacagaaaattaaaaaaattaaaccccacttaaaataaataaataaaaacaagttGGTAATTTTTAATGCATCAAGAATCAAGaggcttttttattttatttgatgtgATAATCAAGAAATCCCAGGTAGGGAAACATTGGTGCAGGGTAAAACCGCGTACAAAGACTCATGATGCTCTCTTTTTTAATCAAGAAATCCCCGGGGAGCTACGGTGCAGGGTTCGAAACGCGATGGATAATGATATTGCCTTTTTTCCCTTTTCGACTTAAATACTAATGGCTTTTGTGTGTCGTTGCGTCCAAATCTATGACATGCGCCTAACCTATGCATCACGTGTTGTACTCTTTCCACTCGTCCAAAGTCGGGGTGGGGGACAAGAATCAAGAATTTTATAACATGGGGCACCAACCAAAAATTTTCACCTTTTCTACTTGTTTGGAGAAGCAAGGCATTGCCTTATCAATGTCTTTTGCTTGTGGCCTTTCCCCTAAAGAAACAGACATTGCCACTGCTGCAGCAATTTCAGAAGGCCGGAATTCCAAGAAGTCAATACCTGCATTCAATTTTCCCAACCAAAGACTGAATCAAACACTTAAATGATCCTAAGGACCAAAAAATGGTACAATTTGAATTCAATTGTACCATTGATCTAGAAATCAAAAAGAATGTGGTGAGAGTAAAAACCTTTTATTGTGCTTAATATTAGTTGCATTGATCTAGAAATCAATTGCCTTGATTGGATTTGATCAGCATTCATCTTTCTCATAAAATAATCAATGAATTTGCAAGGTGTATAAGCCTGCATTCTCCATTTCAATGTGCTCAATACCATAAGCTCCATCCTTTGTATTGTTTTACCTTCAAATAAATACTTAGGCTCCTCAACctgtccaaaaaaaaaaactcaagatTTACTACAAACACTCTAATCCAAGAGAATGAAGGGGAGCGGGGATACTTAGCGTAACCGGTAAAGTtattgtcatgtgaccaggaggtcaccggttcgagccgtggaaaccgACTCTTGCAAAAATGCAAGGTATGCGGGCAAAACAACCTTATGGTCCGGCCCTTTCGCGGAACTCGcgcatagcaggagcttagtgcaccagagTACGCTTTACTCTGATTCAAGAAACCTTAATCATATAAATATTAACAAAACAAGTTCTTGAATGTATATTTTTATTCACCTGTAAATCAACAGTCAAGGGAACATTAATCTCTTCCATTTTAACTGCAAGGGATAAACAAGCAACAGCTAACAattgaattgtccaagttttacctCCCTGTAAATccaaggtaaaaaaaaaaacaatttagcAGAATGTAGAAAAACAACCAATAGTGAAAAGTTCAAACATAAAGAAACAAAGTGTAAGACAAATTATATAAAGTAGACTTACTGGCAATTCATACAAAGATAGAAACCTATCAAGGTAATTTATTGACAAACAAAAACTCAGCTCTCCAAATCCATAATGCACATGAGCCTGCAACacacaaaaacaaaatcaaaaattaaTAATACTAATTCAGAAAAATCACAATAAAAGGTGTACATTTTACTCTTGTTTGTTAAAATCAGTCAATGGATGCCTAATTATGTCCCACTAATCAATGTCATTTTCAAGTAAATTcctaagaaaaatacaaaaaccaAAGAAAATGACATCAGATATTTAAAAAAACTCCATTTTCAGGAAAAAACTAGGAACTCAATGAGAAAACTAGCATTTACCAAAAAAAAGGGTAAAACAATAAGATGGTATTAATGCAAACATAGAGTTGTTTAAAATGGAATATAAAGTCCTAAATTTTCAAACTTTTTCCTAATGACCAATCAAGAATTAACATAAAATTACAACAATAacaatcactcccaaaaaatccgACGAGTGGGGTCTAAGGAGTATAATGTGTACGGCTGTAAGCAGACCTTAACCCT
Proteins encoded:
- the LOC104237343 gene encoding cyclin-D4-1-like; protein product: MAENSNNGCVASNLLFCTETKSSLYFDDLDFDQKTVQENSKVLSFNNYGKSETLLVELFPSLSDETFGFMLKREKDFCPKDDYLKRLRNGDLDLNVRREALNWIWKAHVHYGFGELSFCLSINYLDRFLSLYELPGGKTWTIQLLAVACLSLAVKMEEINVPLTVDLQVEEPKYLFEGKTIQRMELMVLSTLKWRMQAYTPCKFIDYFMRKMNADQIQSRQLISRSMQLILSTIKGIDFLEFRPSEIAAAVAMSVSLGERPQAKDIDKAMPCFSKQVEKDRVMKCLELIQDLTLVSGTSATTTAAAAALVPQSPNGVLEAACLSYKSGEGTVGSCPNSSHSNSPDAKRRKLDTTSSIS